A window of the Cellvibrio sp. pealriver genome harbors these coding sequences:
- a CDS encoding ABC transporter substrate-binding protein: MKQLHMLCLILGILLAQPGNARGAETTEIITLPIGMYSASFVPRPLTFNNGSCPDIRHTHIGHNQIVAELLILCRALELGGLKPAFEFNNTSDYLRIIHDSANSVTLMPGFVIWKTDINPNLFYISDPVLKEKEFVKGIYTVPDNKKLLSIKHADELKHYAITTNQNWIHDNAEITCITPKIITAASNPHLMARMIVAKRADFMLFPFFNSSDLNGSLNDINLVPLQGMKVAFNESLHFIVSKKHPRGLVVYEALQKGLKELRTNGTLRYIYEKTGFFNPQVKDWTELGCDNQPEATNSLNAAANRE, from the coding sequence ATGAAACAACTACACATGCTGTGCTTGATACTGGGAATACTCCTCGCGCAACCCGGCAATGCCCGGGGTGCAGAGACAACAGAAATAATCACCTTGCCGATTGGTATGTACAGTGCCAGTTTTGTCCCGCGCCCCCTGACATTCAATAACGGAAGCTGCCCGGACATCCGCCACACTCACATAGGCCATAATCAAATCGTGGCCGAGTTATTAATACTGTGCAGAGCGTTGGAGCTGGGTGGACTCAAGCCAGCATTTGAATTCAACAATACATCTGATTATTTGCGCATCATCCATGACTCTGCCAATTCAGTGACACTGATGCCGGGTTTTGTCATTTGGAAAACGGATATTAATCCAAACTTGTTTTACATCTCCGATCCGGTATTAAAAGAAAAAGAATTTGTGAAAGGTATCTACACGGTTCCAGATAATAAAAAACTATTGTCCATCAAACATGCCGACGAGTTGAAACACTATGCAATAACGACCAACCAAAATTGGATTCACGATAATGCTGAAATTACCTGCATAACCCCGAAAATAATCACAGCAGCATCCAATCCTCATTTAATGGCGCGAATGATCGTTGCCAAACGTGCGGATTTTATGTTATTTCCTTTTTTCAATTCGTCCGATCTAAACGGTTCCCTCAACGATATCAATTTGGTTCCGCTACAAGGGATGAAAGTTGCATTCAATGAATCACTTCATTTTATTGTCAGCAAAAAACACCCCAGGGGGCTCGTGGTATACGAAGCCTTACAAAAAGGATTGAAAGAACTTCGCACCAACGGAACCCTGCGTTACATCTATGAAAAAACCGGTTTTTTCAACCCACAGGTAAAAGACTGGACCGAGTTGGGATGCGACAATCAACCTGAAGCGACCAACTCCTTAAACGCCGCCGCCAACCGCGAATAA
- the fusA gene encoding elongation factor G, giving the protein MADLSLYRNIGIFAHVDAGKTTTTERILKLTGKIHKLGEVHEGESTTDFMVQEAERGITIQSAAVSCFWKGHRFNVIDTPGHVDFTVEVYRSLKVLDGGIGVFCGSGGVEPQSETNWRYANDSKVSRLIFVNKLDRIGADFIRVTEQVKNVLGANPLIMTLPIGREDTFVGVVDLLNRQAYVWDDSGLPENFKVVDIPADMADDVELYRNQLVETAVEQDDDLLMAYMEGEEPSVEDLKRCIRKGTRDLAFFPTFCGSAFKNKGMQLLLDGVVDYLPAPTEVNPQPLTDEEGNETGQYAIVSADEPFRALAFKIMDDRFGALTFVRIYSGVLNKGDTILNSFTGKTERVGRMVEMHANDRTDLTTAQAGDIIALIGLKNVQTGHTLCDPKVPCTLEPMVFPEPVISIAVTPKDKSMIEKMATAIGKLVSEDPTFRVETDQDSGETILKGMGELHLDIKVDIMKRTYGVELNVGQPQVAYRETITREIEDSYTHKKQSGGSGQYGKIDYRIRPGEPNSGFKFTTTVVGGSVPKEFYPAIEKGFEGMMGTGPLAGFPVLDVEVELFDGAFHAVDSSAIAFEIAAKGAFRQSMPKAGPQLLEPIMKVDVFTPEDHVGDVIGDLNRRRGMINGQDAGVTGVRIKAEVPLSEMFGYISHLRTMTSGRGQFSMEFAHYSPCPANVAEAVIAKEKEKKAAAAKN; this is encoded by the coding sequence ATGGCTGACTTATCCCTTTACAGAAACATCGGTATCTTCGCCCACGTGGACGCCGGTAAAACCACTACCACTGAGCGTATCCTCAAACTCACCGGTAAAATCCACAAACTCGGCGAAGTGCACGAAGGCGAATCGACCACTGACTTCATGGTGCAAGAAGCCGAGCGCGGCATCACCATCCAGTCGGCAGCGGTAAGCTGTTTCTGGAAAGGCCACCGCTTCAACGTAATTGATACCCCCGGACACGTTGACTTCACCGTAGAAGTTTACCGTTCACTCAAGGTACTGGACGGCGGTATTGGCGTATTCTGTGGTTCTGGTGGTGTAGAGCCGCAATCAGAGACCAACTGGCGCTATGCAAACGACTCTAAAGTATCCCGTTTGATTTTCGTAAATAAACTAGACCGTATTGGTGCCGACTTTATTCGCGTAACCGAACAAGTAAAAAATGTATTGGGCGCAAACCCGTTGATCATGACCTTGCCAATTGGCCGCGAAGATACTTTCGTAGGTGTTGTAGACCTGCTGAATCGTCAAGCGTACGTATGGGATGATTCAGGCTTGCCAGAAAACTTCAAAGTTGTTGATATCCCTGCTGATATGGCAGATGACGTTGAGCTGTATCGCAATCAATTGGTCGAAACTGCGGTAGAACAGGATGATGACCTGTTGATGGCCTACATGGAAGGTGAAGAGCCTTCTGTTGAAGACCTCAAGCGCTGCATCCGTAAAGGCACCCGTGACTTGGCCTTCTTCCCTACCTTCTGTGGTTCCGCGTTTAAAAACAAGGGTATGCAATTACTGCTGGACGGTGTAGTTGATTACCTGCCAGCACCAACCGAAGTTAACCCACAGCCATTGACTGACGAAGAAGGCAACGAAACTGGCCAATACGCTATCGTTTCTGCTGACGAGCCTTTCCGCGCGCTGGCGTTCAAAATCATGGATGACCGCTTCGGTGCCCTGACTTTCGTACGTATTTACTCCGGTGTTCTGAACAAAGGCGACACCATTCTTAACTCCTTCACCGGTAAAACCGAACGTGTTGGCCGCATGGTTGAAATGCACGCCAATGACCGCACCGATCTGACTACAGCGCAAGCAGGTGACATTATTGCGCTGATTGGTTTGAAGAACGTGCAGACCGGCCACACCCTGTGTGACCCAAAAGTTCCTTGTACTTTGGAACCCATGGTATTCCCAGAGCCAGTGATTTCTATTGCTGTTACACCAAAAGACAAGAGCATGATCGAGAAGATGGCGACTGCTATCGGTAAGTTGGTATCTGAAGATCCAACCTTCCGCGTTGAAACCGATCAGGATTCTGGTGAAACCATCCTGAAAGGTATGGGTGAATTGCACTTGGATATTAAAGTGGACATCATGAAGCGCACCTACGGTGTAGAGCTGAATGTTGGTCAACCACAAGTAGCCTACCGCGAAACCATTACCCGTGAGATCGAAGACTCTTACACCCACAAGAAGCAATCGGGTGGTTCTGGTCAGTACGGTAAGATCGATTACCGCATCCGTCCGGGCGAGCCAAACTCTGGCTTCAAGTTCACCACTACCGTTGTAGGTGGTAGCGTTCCAAAAGAATTCTACCCAGCGATTGAAAAAGGCTTTGAAGGCATGATGGGCACTGGCCCATTGGCTGGCTTCCCGGTATTGGACGTAGAAGTTGAACTGTTCGACGGTGCATTCCACGCCGTGGACTCGTCAGCAATCGCGTTTGAAATCGCAGCAAAAGGCGCTTTCCGTCAATCTATGCCAAAAGCGGGTCCACAACTGCTTGAGCCAATCATGAAAGTAGACGTGTTCACCCCCGAAGATCACGTAGGTGATGTGATCGGTGACTTGAACCGTCGTCGTGGCATGATCAACGGCCAAGACGCTGGCGTAACTGGCGTACGCATCAAAGCAGAAGTTCCGCTGTCAGAAATGTTTGGTTACATCAGCCACCTGCGTACTATGACCTCTGGCCGTGGCCAATTCTCTATGGAATTCGCTCACTACTCTCCATGCCCTGCAAACGTGGCTGAAGCAGTAATCGCGAAAGAGAAAGAAAAGAAAGCTGCCGCTGCTAAAAACTAA
- a CDS encoding nucleotidyltransferase family protein produces the protein MLLEDLHQQKATINALAQQFGARRIRVFGSVARGEEGPRSDVDFLVDFPKGYDLFKQRLPLADRLSNLLGRKVDLIPEHELNCHIRASVLSEAVDL, from the coding sequence ATGCTGCTAGAAGATTTACATCAGCAAAAAGCGACAATTAATGCGTTGGCTCAGCAGTTTGGTGCGCGCAGAATCCGCGTTTTTGGGTCTGTAGCGCGTGGGGAGGAAGGGCCGCGAAGCGATGTAGATTTTTTAGTCGATTTTCCCAAGGGGTACGATCTTTTCAAGCAGCGGTTACCTTTAGCAGATCGTTTATCCAACCTTTTGGGGCGTAAGGTTGATTTAATTCCAGAGCACGAATTGAATTGCCACATCCGTGCGTCGGTATTAAGCGAAGCGGTAGATTTATGA
- a CDS encoding DUF86 domain-containing protein encodes MSKPWQPYALHILDSIAKIRRIQARGDIRQDDILYDAAVRNLQTLSEATQQLPIELKQQFPEIPWREISGFRNILVHNYLGDIDPQTVAAVIEQYLEVLKNAIQNMLAQ; translated from the coding sequence ATGAGTAAACCTTGGCAACCTTATGCGCTTCATATTTTGGATTCTATCGCCAAAATACGTCGCATTCAGGCGCGCGGCGATATTCGGCAAGATGATATTTTATATGATGCTGCGGTGCGAAATTTACAGACCTTATCTGAAGCGACACAGCAATTACCCATCGAGCTAAAGCAACAATTTCCTGAGATTCCTTGGCGGGAAATTAGTGGATTCCGCAATATTCTTGTGCATAACTACTTGGGGGATATTGACCCCCAAACTGTGGCAGCAGTGATAGAGCAATATTTGGAAGTGTTGAAAAATGCTATCCAGAACATGCTCGCGCAATAA
- the purU gene encoding formyltetrahydrofolate deformylase, protein MSAVKEIVLTFSCQDSKGLVAAVATLFATLGFNIKESSQFEDVHSNRFFMRTVFECPAGYNLGQIRSLFKPLGEQFQMDWNIFDSASKPRVLIAVSQWGHCLNALLNSWKNGSLPIDIVGVVSNHNVMRDLTEWYQLPFHYLPITADTKPQQEGQLWQLMQDLQADFLVLARYMQILSDDLCHKLNGRAINIHHSFLPGFKGAKPYHQAFDRGVKLIGATAHFVTADLDEGPIIEQSVERVSHVNSPDEMAEIGRDIEAVVLNRAVRWHAEHRVLLNGTKTVVFSR, encoded by the coding sequence ATGTCTGCTGTCAAAGAAATCGTTTTAACCTTTAGCTGTCAGGATTCAAAAGGCTTGGTGGCCGCCGTTGCCACTTTATTCGCCACCCTCGGGTTTAACATCAAAGAGTCTTCGCAATTTGAAGATGTACACAGTAACCGCTTTTTTATGCGTACCGTGTTTGAGTGCCCGGCTGGTTACAATTTGGGGCAGATTCGCTCGCTGTTTAAACCTCTGGGTGAGCAGTTCCAGATGGATTGGAATATTTTTGATAGTGCCAGCAAACCGCGTGTACTGATTGCGGTTTCGCAATGGGGGCATTGTTTGAATGCGTTGCTGAACAGTTGGAAAAATGGTTCGCTGCCGATTGATATTGTGGGTGTGGTTTCCAACCACAATGTCATGCGCGATTTAACCGAATGGTATCAATTGCCATTTCATTATTTGCCCATCACGGCAGATACCAAGCCGCAACAGGAAGGCCAGTTGTGGCAATTAATGCAGGATTTGCAGGCCGATTTTTTGGTGCTCGCGCGTTATATGCAAATCCTGTCCGACGATTTGTGCCATAAACTCAATGGCCGTGCGATTAATATCCATCACTCATTTTTGCCGGGTTTCAAAGGCGCAAAACCCTATCATCAGGCGTTTGATCGCGGTGTGAAACTCATTGGTGCCACCGCACATTTTGTGACGGCTGATTTGGACGAAGGTCCGATTATTGAGCAATCCGTTGAGCGCGTTTCCCACGTGAATTCACCGGATGAAATGGCGGAAATCGGGCGCGATATTGAAGCGGTGGTGCTGAATAGGGCAGTACGCTGGCACGCGGAGCACCGCGTGTTGTTGAACGGTACCAAGACGGTAGTGTTTTCAAGGTAA
- a CDS encoding PLP-dependent aminotransferase family protein, giving the protein MDILYRKLADELASLINAGGFQDGDRLPGVRQQAQARQLSIATVLSAYRQLEDWGLLEVRNRSGFYVKTKPTLAVSPPRIVVTTMRPALVTGQDMVLKLIKAANDPTVVQLGAAVPAAEFLPTRQIEQALTKAARHYRVRTANYEFSPGAPELRRQLSRRLADAGCAVHPDNLVITNGCQEALTLALRAVTSPGDVVAIESPTFYGLLQVIESLGLEALEIPTTPHSGMSLEALDLALGRWPIKACVVTPNFSNPLGCLMPDEHKQKLVAMLKAKEITLIEDDIYGDLGFSHARPSLLKGLDENVILCSSVSKTLSPGLRVGWIAPGRYQEKVEYMKYVLNLATTTAPQLAVTELLETGQYERHLRRVRSDYAQAVARMTEAIVHYFPEGTKITRPEGGFVIWLELPGDVDTFALAYKALEQGISIAPGPIFSASQKYRQFIRLSCACVWNNRIERALASLASLI; this is encoded by the coding sequence ATGGATATTCTCTACCGGAAATTGGCCGATGAGCTGGCCAGCTTGATTAATGCAGGAGGATTTCAGGATGGTGATCGCCTGCCCGGCGTGCGCCAGCAAGCACAGGCGCGTCAGCTGAGTATTGCCACCGTTTTATCGGCCTATCGCCAGCTGGAGGATTGGGGTTTACTGGAAGTACGTAACCGTTCGGGGTTTTATGTCAAAACCAAACCGACTCTGGCGGTATCACCGCCGCGCATTGTTGTCACCACCATGCGCCCGGCGTTGGTAACCGGTCAGGATATGGTGCTGAAACTGATTAAGGCTGCAAATGATCCGACCGTTGTGCAGTTAGGCGCGGCTGTTCCCGCAGCGGAATTCCTGCCGACACGACAGATTGAACAAGCGCTCACCAAAGCAGCGCGCCATTATCGGGTGCGCACCGCGAACTATGAGTTCTCACCCGGCGCACCCGAGCTGCGCCGCCAGTTATCGCGTCGATTGGCCGATGCGGGCTGCGCTGTACATCCGGATAATCTGGTGATTACCAATGGCTGCCAGGAAGCCCTGACATTAGCGCTACGCGCCGTCACATCGCCAGGTGATGTGGTGGCCATAGAATCACCAACCTTTTACGGATTGCTGCAGGTAATCGAATCTCTTGGACTAGAGGCGCTGGAAATCCCCACTACCCCGCACTCAGGGATGTCATTGGAAGCGCTCGACTTGGCACTCGGCCGCTGGCCGATTAAAGCCTGCGTTGTCACTCCGAATTTCAGTAATCCATTGGGCTGCCTAATGCCTGACGAACACAAACAAAAACTGGTAGCGATGCTCAAAGCAAAAGAGATCACATTGATTGAAGATGATATCTACGGCGATTTGGGCTTTAGCCACGCCCGACCTTCGTTACTGAAGGGGCTGGATGAAAACGTCATCCTGTGCAGTTCAGTCTCAAAAACCCTATCTCCCGGGTTGCGGGTGGGCTGGATCGCACCGGGGCGTTATCAGGAAAAAGTAGAGTACATGAAATATGTCTTGAATCTGGCCACCACGACTGCCCCACAACTGGCGGTTACAGAATTGTTAGAAACGGGCCAATATGAACGCCACTTGCGGCGGGTACGCAGTGACTATGCACAAGCCGTGGCACGCATGACTGAAGCGATTGTCCATTACTTCCCGGAAGGCACCAAAATCACCCGCCCTGAAGGCGGTTTTGTTATCTGGCTGGAATTACCGGGCGATGTGGATACCTTTGCATTGGCATACAAAGCTCTGGAACAGGGGATCAGCATCGCGCCCGGGCCCATTTTTTCAGCCAGCCAAAAATACCGGCAATTTATCCGGCTTTCTTGTGCTTGCGTGTGGAACAACCGGATTGAGCGAGCATTGGCAAGCTTGGCCTCACTCATATAA
- a CDS encoding PhzF family phenazine biosynthesis protein, whose product MSVSLYLMDAFVSGSSRECPFSGNPAGVCVLDQEQSAGWMQNVALEMNQSETAFVHKRADGSWNLRWFTPQVEVSLCGHATLAAAHALWQHLGETAPLLEFHTLSGRLTAVRNGDEIQLDFPADFPQSIAQVPSSLIELLGKQPHWFGAGKDDLIAVLDSADAVRNFVPDAEKIASFTTRGLIITAPGDSGSGLDMVSRFFAPKVGISEDPVTGSAHCLLACYWGNRLDKTHLYAHQASARGGWLTLDWKEDRVLLSGKARTMLTGEFYG is encoded by the coding sequence ATGAGTGTTTCTCTGTATCTGATGGATGCTTTTGTTTCCGGATCCTCAAGGGAGTGTCCGTTTAGCGGTAATCCCGCCGGTGTCTGTGTTCTTGATCAGGAACAATCTGCGGGCTGGATGCAAAATGTCGCGCTGGAGATGAATCAATCAGAAACTGCTTTCGTGCACAAACGCGCCGATGGCAGCTGGAATCTGCGCTGGTTTACGCCTCAAGTGGAGGTCAGTCTTTGCGGGCACGCGACTCTCGCTGCGGCTCACGCACTCTGGCAACACCTGGGTGAAACAGCGCCGTTGCTGGAATTCCACACGCTCAGTGGCCGGCTTACGGCCGTGCGTAATGGCGATGAAATCCAGCTCGACTTTCCAGCTGACTTTCCGCAGTCCATTGCACAGGTTCCATCGTCCTTGATTGAGTTGCTTGGCAAACAGCCACATTGGTTTGGAGCGGGGAAAGACGATCTTATTGCGGTATTGGATTCGGCCGATGCTGTGCGCAACTTTGTCCCCGACGCAGAAAAAATCGCGTCATTTACAACACGAGGCTTAATCATTACCGCGCCCGGCGATAGTGGTTCGGGGTTAGATATGGTCTCGCGCTTTTTTGCTCCCAAGGTTGGTATCAGTGAAGATCCTGTGACCGGTTCTGCACACTGCCTGCTCGCGTGTTATTGGGGTAATCGCCTCGACAAAACGCACTTGTATGCGCATCAGGCATCGGCGCGCGGTGGTTGGTTAACACTGGATTGGAAAGAGGATCGCGTTTTATTAAGTGGTAAAGCCCGCACTATGTTGACAGGAGAATTTTATGGCTGA
- a CDS encoding AEC family transporter — translation MLSELLAILAPIVISVGAGFIWGKTGTGFPSDFISRIVMNIGSPCLIISVMAKVEVQPEVMGQVALATAFTMTAMGLFGWLLLRWMRLEIATYLPPLVFPNNGNMGLPLCLFAYGQTGLALALGSFMVMMIATFTVGLLIVANSEGGIFKRMESIAKQPVIYAMAIAVILLITDTDLPRWISNTVDLLGGIAIPLMTIALGVSLATLKIHSWKRSLLFSVIRVGGGLVLGFIVCELMGLTGVSRNVVLLQSAMPIAVFNYLLALRYGHKPEEVAAMVVVSTLVAFMGLPFLLMVIL, via the coding sequence ATGTTGAGCGAATTGCTCGCTATTCTCGCCCCTATTGTTATTTCTGTCGGTGCTGGATTTATTTGGGGGAAAACCGGTACCGGTTTTCCGTCGGATTTTATTTCACGCATTGTAATGAACATCGGTTCGCCTTGTTTGATCATCAGCGTAATGGCGAAGGTCGAAGTGCAACCGGAGGTGATGGGGCAGGTTGCCCTTGCAACAGCATTCACCATGACGGCGATGGGGTTGTTTGGATGGCTATTGTTGCGGTGGATGAGGCTGGAAATCGCCACCTATTTGCCACCGCTGGTGTTTCCTAATAATGGCAATATGGGTTTGCCACTCTGTTTATTCGCCTATGGGCAAACTGGACTCGCGCTTGCGTTAGGTTCTTTTATGGTGATGATGATTGCGACTTTCACTGTTGGTTTATTAATTGTTGCCAATAGCGAAGGCGGAATTTTTAAGCGCATGGAATCTATCGCTAAACAGCCCGTGATTTATGCGATGGCAATTGCTGTGATTTTATTAATCACAGATACCGACTTGCCGCGTTGGATAAGCAATACAGTAGATTTGTTGGGTGGAATTGCTATTCCATTAATGACAATTGCCTTGGGGGTATCGCTTGCAACATTAAAAATCCATTCCTGGAAACGCAGCTTATTATTCAGTGTGATTCGTGTTGGTGGCGGTTTAGTACTCGGATTTATTGTGTGTGAACTGATGGGTTTGACGGGCGTGTCGCGCAATGTGGTGTTGTTACAATCTGCAATGCCAATTGCAGTATTTAATTACTTATTAGCATTGCGGTACGGACATAAACCGGAAGAGGTGGCAGCGATGGTTGTAGTATCAACGCTTGTTGCTTTTATGGGGCTGCCATTTTTATTGATGGTGATTTTGTGA
- the ilvE gene encoding branched-chain-amino-acid transaminase: MADLTNADQKPTAATPVCWRNGHIIPLEQATVSVFDHGLLYGDGVFEGIRFYNGRAFRLQAHLERLFLSARAIALAIPYSIEQLTHAVIETISAAPETNGYLRLVVTRGPGPLGIDPSRCHSPVVFIVADRLQLVNERVRSEGAKVIIAATRRLGSDGLDPRIKSLNYLNHILARMEATHAGADEAILLNSAGRIAEGSADNIFIVQRGELLTPPVIEGALDGITRQVVLELAEKLGIKSREIPLAPYDLFTADECFLTGTGAELIPVGYADGRKIPQCPGPIYSRLAAAFKELVASG; this comes from the coding sequence ATGGCTGATTTAACAAATGCGGATCAGAAACCTACAGCAGCCACTCCAGTGTGTTGGCGCAACGGTCACATTATTCCACTCGAACAGGCAACAGTTTCTGTTTTTGATCACGGACTTTTATATGGCGATGGTGTGTTCGAAGGCATACGTTTTTACAACGGCCGCGCCTTTCGTTTGCAGGCCCATCTGGAGCGATTATTTTTATCGGCACGCGCAATTGCGCTCGCCATTCCTTACAGCATCGAACAATTAACTCACGCCGTTATTGAAACCATTTCTGCAGCGCCGGAAACAAACGGCTATTTACGTTTAGTCGTCACACGCGGCCCCGGCCCATTAGGGATTGATCCTTCGCGTTGCCACTCGCCCGTTGTTTTTATTGTTGCAGATCGTTTGCAATTGGTGAATGAAAGAGTGCGCAGCGAAGGTGCAAAAGTCATCATCGCCGCCACTCGCCGTTTGGGTTCCGATGGACTTGATCCGCGCATCAAAAGTTTGAATTACCTCAATCACATACTCGCGCGTATGGAAGCCACACATGCCGGTGCCGATGAAGCCATTTTGTTAAACAGCGCAGGCAGAATTGCTGAGGGCAGTGCGGATAATATTTTTATCGTACAGCGCGGCGAATTATTAACACCGCCGGTAATTGAAGGCGCACTCGATGGCATCACCCGCCAAGTGGTACTGGAACTTGCTGAAAAGCTCGGCATAAAGTCCCGCGAAATTCCACTCGCCCCTTATGATTTATTCACGGCCGATGAATGCTTTCTCACCGGAACCGGCGCGGAGTTAATTCCGGTTGGTTATGCCGATGGTAGAAAGATTCCGCAGTGCCCCGGCCCGATTTATTCGCGGTTGGCGGCGGCGTTTAAGGAGTTGGTCGCTTCAGGTTGA